A stretch of DNA from Acidimicrobiia bacterium:
CCGCATCCGCGAGATCACGGACTCATAGTCGCGTTCAGCCGCGCGCGAGGTGGAGCTTCTCGCGCCAGCGGCCGAACGGGCCCGCGAGCGCGACGTCGAGGCGTTCGGCGCGCAGCTGCTCCTCGAGCGGTGACGGCAGCGCGGGGAGCGGCCTGACCACCCACTGGAGCAGGAAGTCGGCGAGCGCGGGATTGCGCGGCAGGACAGGCCCGTGCAGGTACGTGCCGACGACGCGCTCCGCGAGCACGCCGTCGTACCCGTCGCCATTGCCGCCGCCGACGCGCACGCGCCCGAGTGGTCGCGTGCCCGGGCCGAGCGTCGTGCGACCCGAGTGGTTCTCGAACCCGGTGAGCAGCGGCAGCGGCGCGTCCGGCTCGACCACGACCTCGCCGATGAGCCGGGCGGCGCCCGGCACCGCCGCGGTGTGCGCATCGACGAGGCCGAGACCGTCGAGCTGCTCCCCGTCACCGGTCTCGTATCGCGTACCGATCAGCTGGAAGCCCGCGCAGACGGCGAACACGACGGCGCCGTTGTCGCGCGCCCGTGCGATGTTCGCGGCCGACGCGCGCATCCCGTCCGCGGCCGCTCCCTGCGGGTTGTCCTCGCCGCCGCCGAACAGGAACACGTCGAGGTCGGCCGGGATCCGGTTGCCCGCGCGCACCTCGACGAGCTCGGCGTCGATCCCGCGACGCGCGAGTCGTTGTACGAGCACGACGGCGTTGCCGCGGTCGCCGTACGTACCGAG
This window harbors:
- a CDS encoding glutamine amidotransferase; this encodes MTRESAVRVGLVYPELLGTYGDRGNAVVLVQRLARRGIDAELVEVRAGNRIPADLDVFLFGGGEDNPQGAAADGMRASAANIARARDNGAVVFAVCAGFQLIGTRYETGDGEQLDGLGLVDAHTAAVPGAARLIGEVVVEPDAPLPLLTGFENHSGRTTLGPGTRPLGRVRVGGGNGDGYDGVLAERVVGTYLHGPVLPRNPALADFLLQWVVRPLPALPSPLEEQLRAERLDVALAGPFGRWREKLHLARG